A DNA window from Gigantopelta aegis isolate Gae_Host chromosome 4, Gae_host_genome, whole genome shotgun sequence contains the following coding sequences:
- the LOC121369673 gene encoding uncharacterized protein LOC121369673 yields the protein MSMKMLLLYVVLVMMLPTSATAEGCKEVGPAFSWSNWYRTATTQCSLLCGGEGYEEQLRVRSRCAGGVGNPRYDIQYRNGTCVTSPCGDLCPPGVYRFLPHSWNQGLFYQCANEKAYLHRCPPNTVWGQNLRRCAWPWEV from the exons ATGTCCAtgaag ATGCTGCTCTTGTATGTGGTTCTGGTGATGATGTTGCCGACGTCTGCGACAGCAGAAGGTTGTAAAGAAGT GGGGCCGGCGTTTTCGTGGTCTAACTGGTATAGGACGGCAACTACCCAGTGTTCACTGCTCTGTGGCGGAGAGGGATACGAAGAACAGCTAAGAGTGCGCTCTAGATGTGCGGGTGGTGTCGGCAACCCGCGTTACGATATTCAATACAGAAATGGCACGTGCGTCACATCACCATGTGGAG aTTTGTGTCCGCCTGGCGTGTATAGGTTTCTTCCACACAGCTGGAACCAAGGTCTCTTCTACCAGTGTGCGAATGAGAAGGCGTACCTCCATCGCTGTCCGCCTAACACTGTCTGGGGACAGAACCTACGCAGATGCGCATGGCCTTGGGAAGTCTAG
- the LOC121369674 gene encoding uncharacterized protein LOC121369674 — protein MFSSRHCLRIAVKKWHMPHQLVWKLVPARCEQISATLIEPKSILPVFRWESVSSPVSTHDRLGTSSREMRMAIGSQVKRMILTFMISLTSLLFCRNIPVILTIVKL, from the exons ATGTTCTCCTCACGACATTGTCTTCGAATCGCAGTTAAGAAATGGCACATGCCACACCAGCTCGTGTGGAA attggTGCCCGCTAGGTGTGAACAGATTTCTGCCACACTCATCGAACCCAAGTCGATTTTACCAGTGTTCAGGTGGGAAAGCGTTTCTTCACCGGTGTCCACCCACGACCGTCTGGGGACAAGCTCTAGGGAGATGCGCATGGCCATCGGAAGTCAAGTAAAGCGAATGATATTGACCTTCATGATTTCCTTGACGTCATTGTTATTTTGCCGTAATATTCCAGTAATATTAACTATCGTAAAATTGTAA